One Candidatus Fermentibacter sp. genomic region harbors:
- the amrB gene encoding AmmeMemoRadiSam system protein B: MEGRLHLKRQPAVSGLFYPSVPGTLRSQVEGFLRNARMEPCPGVTGLVCPHAGYVYSGSVAGMAYASAPSGIRSVVVLAPCHRYPVRTVSVFGGESYVTPLGEAVADRDLVEHLSGMGHGWTIQAHSAEHAEEVQIPFIQVRWPAAAVTPVLMGTIDPAFCRGFARDLHAAIGGDQDILVVASSDLSHYHPLAEANAMDGILMDDFRRRDPSALSRHVGEGSSEACGAGPILTLLYLSELRHPDGYEAEIVGYSTSASASGDAGAVVGYMAGTVGRRPGA, encoded by the coding sequence GTGGAGGGGAGGCTGCATCTGAAGAGGCAGCCGGCCGTATCCGGCCTCTTCTACCCTTCCGTCCCGGGGACCCTCAGATCGCAGGTCGAGGGTTTCCTCCGGAATGCGCGCATGGAGCCCTGCCCCGGCGTGACAGGGCTGGTGTGTCCGCATGCGGGATACGTCTATTCCGGATCGGTAGCCGGCATGGCGTATGCCTCGGCTCCCTCCGGGATCAGGTCCGTGGTCGTGCTGGCTCCGTGCCACAGATACCCGGTGCGAACGGTGTCGGTCTTCGGGGGAGAATCGTATGTGACTCCCCTGGGGGAGGCCGTAGCGGACCGCGATCTCGTCGAACATCTCTCGGGGATGGGGCACGGCTGGACCATCCAGGCTCATTCCGCCGAACACGCGGAAGAGGTCCAGATACCGTTCATCCAGGTGAGATGGCCGGCGGCGGCCGTGACGCCGGTCCTGATGGGGACGATCGATCCCGCCTTCTGCCGGGGCTTCGCCCGCGACCTCCACGCCGCGATCGGCGGGGATCAGGACATCCTGGTGGTCGCATCCTCGGATCTCTCGCACTACCACCCCCTGGCCGAGGCGAACGCCATGGACGGGATCCTCATGGACGACTTCCGGAGGCGCGACCCTTCGGCGCTGTCACGGCACGTGGGGGAGGGCTCGTCCGAGGCCTGCGGAGCCGGACCGATCCTGACCCTGCTGTACCTGTCCGAGCTGAGGCACCCGGACGGATACGAAGCGGAGATCGTCGGGTACTCGACTTCGGCCTCCGCCTCAGGAGACGCGGGAGCCGTGGTAGGGTACATGGCCGGAACCGTCGGGAGGCGGCCCGGTGCTTGA
- the amrA gene encoding AmmeMemoRadiSam system protein A, which translates to MLDEASRSALLCAAREAVRAAAAGSRPPVPPELPGCGGYADAGAFVTLTSKGDLRGCIGLFRGTGSLGRTVVAMAAAAAVDDPRFPPVQASEVDDLEIDISVLGPILRSSPELVVPGVHGVLVQGGGRSGTLLPQVAVEQGWSREELLTHACLKAGLPPGAWRNGSVVVSTYTAEVFGDSGRKG; encoded by the coding sequence GTGCTTGACGAGGCGTCCCGGTCGGCGCTCCTCTGCGCCGCGCGGGAGGCCGTGAGGGCCGCCGCTGCCGGCTCGAGGCCCCCCGTCCCGCCCGAACTCCCGGGATGCGGCGGTTACGCAGACGCGGGGGCCTTCGTGACCCTGACCTCGAAGGGGGATCTCAGGGGCTGCATAGGCCTCTTCAGGGGCACCGGCAGCCTGGGGAGGACCGTCGTCGCGATGGCCGCCGCCGCCGCCGTGGACGACCCCAGATTCCCGCCCGTGCAGGCGTCCGAGGTCGACGATCTGGAAATCGACATCTCCGTCCTCGGGCCGATCCTGAGATCCTCACCGGAGCTCGTCGTGCCAGGTGTCCACGGGGTGCTCGTACAGGGCGGCGGGCGTTCCGGGACGCTCCTGCCGCAGGTGGCCGTCGAGCAGGGCTGGTCGCGGGAGGAGCTGCTGACCCACGCCTGCCTGAAGGCCGGGCTGCCGCCCGGCGCCTGGCGCAACGGATCGGTGGTCGTATCGACATACACGGCCGAGGTTTTCGGCGACTCTGGAAGGAAGGGATGA
- the tyrS gene encoding tyrosine--tRNA ligase, which translates to MLRTLDERGLVYQMTDEESLGRLLSGGKLVFYVGFDATAPSLHLGHLVPLMAASWLQKAGHKPLILVGGATALVGDPTGRSTERTLEERETIDSWAGSISTQLRRFLSFGRGPCDAELLNNSDWLGKLGYIDFLRDTGRHFSVNRMLTADSVKARLERGLSFLEFNYMLLQAYDFLHLYRSRGCTLEIGGADQWGNIVAGIELVRRTEGGEAYGLTCPLVTSSTGEKMSKSMPGGAVWLDPAMTSPYDYYQFWMNVDDRDAACFLKLYTFLPVAEIEGYAALKGEEVNEAKSRLAWEATAIAHGTAEADRARDAARALFVGSGDIGSVPTFEIPLAGLSDRTLSYTDIFVASGLCPSRTEVRRLAKQNGLSAGGSPVTDPDARIDPSCAEGNSILLRVGKKKYCRILFA; encoded by the coding sequence GTGCTGAGAACGCTCGACGAACGCGGGCTCGTATACCAGATGACCGACGAGGAGAGCCTCGGAAGGCTCCTTTCGGGCGGGAAGCTCGTGTTCTACGTCGGATTCGACGCCACTGCCCCGAGCCTCCATCTAGGGCACCTGGTCCCCCTGATGGCCGCATCCTGGCTCCAGAAGGCCGGACACAAGCCCCTGATACTCGTCGGCGGCGCCACGGCCCTGGTCGGTGATCCCACCGGCAGGAGCACCGAGCGCACGCTGGAGGAGCGGGAGACGATCGATTCCTGGGCCGGTTCGATCTCGACCCAGCTCCGCAGATTCCTCTCGTTCGGGCGCGGACCCTGCGATGCCGAGCTCCTCAACAATTCCGACTGGCTCGGGAAGCTGGGCTACATCGACTTCCTGAGGGATACCGGCAGGCACTTCAGCGTGAACCGCATGCTGACGGCCGACTCGGTGAAGGCCCGACTGGAACGCGGTCTGTCCTTCCTCGAATTCAACTACATGCTCCTGCAGGCGTATGACTTCCTCCACCTCTACAGGAGCCGCGGATGCACGCTCGAGATAGGCGGCGCGGACCAGTGGGGGAACATCGTGGCCGGGATCGAGCTAGTGCGGAGGACCGAGGGCGGGGAGGCCTACGGCCTCACATGCCCGCTCGTGACGTCATCCACCGGCGAGAAGATGAGCAAGTCCATGCCCGGAGGGGCGGTCTGGCTCGACCCCGCCATGACGTCGCCCTACGACTACTACCAGTTCTGGATGAACGTCGACGACAGGGACGCGGCCTGCTTCCTGAAGCTCTACACGTTCCTCCCTGTCGCAGAGATCGAGGGCTACGCCGCTCTGAAGGGAGAGGAGGTCAACGAGGCCAAGAGCAGGCTTGCATGGGAGGCGACCGCCATCGCCCACGGCACGGCCGAGGCCGACAGGGCCAGGGATGCGGCCAGGGCCCTCTTCGTCGGGTCGGGCGACATCGGATCGGTGCCAACGTTCGAGATCCCTCTCGCTGGCCTCTCGGATCGTACGCTCTCCTACACGGACATCTTCGTGGCTTCGGGGCTCTGCCCCAGCCGCACGGAGGTCAGGAGGCTCGCGAAGCAGAACGGCCTGAGCGCAGGCGGATCGCCGGTGACGGACCCCGACGCCCGGATCGATCCTTCGTGCGCGGAGGGGAACTCGATCCTCCTGAGGGTAGGCAAGAAGAAGTACTGCAGGATCCTCTTCGCATAG
- the upp gene encoding uracil phosphoribosyltransferase, whose product MHIVEMEHPLARDILCRLRDERTGPGAFRSLSRAMGHLLAVECTRRLGTSPIQVKTPLEETFGELCTMPPVLLPVLRAGMGLLPAFQDLLPGSPVGFVAVRRDETTAKPLWFYDSVPPLEGRQVIVLDPMLATGGTSGAVVEYVFGRGAAEVTLACVVAAPEGVAELCRFDGLLIIAAAVDRELDDRWYILPGLGDYGDRLFGEGSPEPGP is encoded by the coding sequence ATGCACATCGTCGAGATGGAACACCCCCTTGCGAGGGACATCCTCTGCAGGCTCAGGGACGAGAGGACGGGACCCGGGGCCTTCCGGTCCCTGTCGCGCGCCATGGGCCACCTCCTCGCCGTGGAGTGCACCAGGAGGCTCGGAACCTCGCCTATCCAGGTGAAGACGCCCCTGGAGGAGACCTTCGGCGAGCTGTGCACGATGCCCCCCGTGCTCCTTCCCGTCCTCAGGGCCGGCATGGGTCTGCTGCCGGCATTCCAGGACCTTCTTCCGGGCTCTCCGGTGGGTTTCGTGGCGGTGAGGCGCGACGAGACCACTGCGAAACCGCTCTGGTTCTACGACTCGGTCCCTCCGCTCGAGGGCAGGCAGGTGATCGTGCTCGATCCGATGCTCGCCACCGGGGGAACCTCCGGGGCCGTGGTGGAGTACGTATTCGGAAGAGGCGCGGCAGAAGTCACCCTCGCATGCGTGGTGGCCGCGCCGGAAGGGGTTGCGGAGCTCTGCAGGTTCGACGGGCTCCTCATCATCGCGGCGGCGGTCGACCGCGAACTGGACGACAGATGGTACATCCTCCCAGGTCTCGGCGACTACGGGGACAGGCTCTTCGGAGAGGGCTCCCCGGAACCCGGGCCCTAG